In one Fodinicola acaciae genomic region, the following are encoded:
- a CDS encoding aldo/keto reductase family protein, translated as MEFRHLGRSGLLISEISYGNWLTHGSQVEQDAAVACVHAALDAGITTFDTADVYAGTKAETVLGEALNGVRRESYELFTKVYWPTGPGKNDRGLSRKHIMESIDASLRRLQTDHVDLYQAHRYDYATPLEETMTAFADIVHSGRAHYIGVSEWTAGQIRRGHELATELKIPFVSSQPQYSMLWRVIEAEVVPTSRDLGISQIVFSPIAQGVLTGKYKPGEQPPAGSRATDDKGGATMISRWLRDDVLTAVQKLRPLAADAGLSLAQLAVAWVLQNENVASAIIGASRPEQVHDNVKAAGVKLDDDLLKAIDEALGDAVERDPSINASPTSRP; from the coding sequence ATGGAATTCCGACACCTCGGCCGGTCCGGCCTGCTGATCAGCGAAATCTCGTACGGTAACTGGCTCACCCACGGCTCCCAGGTGGAGCAGGACGCCGCGGTCGCCTGTGTGCACGCCGCTCTTGACGCCGGCATCACCACTTTCGACACCGCCGACGTATATGCCGGCACCAAGGCAGAGACGGTGCTCGGCGAGGCGCTCAACGGCGTGCGGCGCGAGTCGTACGAGCTGTTCACCAAGGTCTACTGGCCGACCGGTCCCGGCAAGAACGACCGCGGCCTGTCCCGTAAGCACATCATGGAGTCCATCGACGCGTCGCTGCGCCGGCTGCAGACCGACCACGTCGACCTCTACCAGGCGCACCGCTACGACTACGCGACGCCGCTGGAAGAGACGATGACCGCCTTCGCCGACATCGTGCACTCCGGCCGCGCGCACTACATCGGCGTGTCCGAGTGGACCGCCGGCCAGATCCGGCGCGGCCACGAGCTGGCCACCGAGCTGAAGATCCCGTTCGTGTCCAGCCAGCCGCAGTACTCGATGCTGTGGCGGGTCATCGAGGCCGAGGTCGTGCCGACCAGCCGCGACCTGGGCATCAGCCAGATCGTCTTCTCACCGATCGCGCAGGGCGTACTGACCGGCAAGTACAAGCCGGGTGAGCAGCCGCCGGCCGGATCGCGTGCCACCGACGACAAGGGCGGCGCCACCATGATCTCGCGGTGGCTGCGCGACGACGTACTCACCGCCGTACAGAAACTGCGGCCGCTGGCCGCCGACGCCGGCCTGTCGCTGGCGCAGCTGGCCGTCGCCTGGGTCCTGCAGAACGAAAACGTCGCGTCCGCGATCATCGGCGCCAGCCGGCCGGAGCAGGTGCACGACAACGTCAAGGCGGCCGGCGTGAAGCTCGACGACGACCTGCTGAAGGCGATCGACGAGGCGCTCGGCGACGCGGTCGAGCGCGACCCCTCGATCAACGCCTCCCCCACCTCGCGGCCCTGA
- a CDS encoding ABC transporter permease, with protein sequence MAGAYAAFGSNDLKGVRRDPLLAFVVFSPFCYAGLVAIPTGPVTGYLADRFGFDLVPYYPLIMTSFLTLGCAMIVAALAALLILDERDAGTLTALRVVPVPMRAFVGYRATTIVLVTTLYIVVSMVISGFAVPALLPARLLPVTVLHGLLAGLSAVVVALLMVSVAHNKVEGLAVMRGVGILVVGLPCLPFFIHNGWQFAFGVLPTYWPSAMFWAAARGETWWPYLLIGVAYHIALIVPLYRRFARTAG encoded by the coding sequence ATGGCCGGCGCGTACGCGGCCTTCGGCAGCAACGACCTCAAAGGCGTACGCCGCGATCCGCTGTTGGCGTTCGTGGTTTTCTCGCCGTTCTGCTACGCCGGCCTGGTGGCGATCCCCACCGGACCGGTGACCGGATATCTGGCCGACCGGTTCGGCTTCGACCTCGTGCCGTATTACCCGCTGATCATGACGTCGTTCCTGACGCTCGGCTGCGCGATGATCGTGGCGGCGTTGGCCGCGCTGCTGATCCTCGACGAGCGTGACGCCGGCACGCTCACCGCGCTGCGCGTCGTGCCGGTGCCGATGCGTGCGTTTGTCGGTTATCGCGCGACGACGATCGTCCTGGTCACCACGCTCTACATCGTCGTGTCGATGGTGATTTCCGGTTTCGCGGTGCCGGCGCTGCTGCCGGCGAGGCTCCTGCCGGTGACCGTGCTGCACGGCCTGCTGGCCGGCCTGTCGGCTGTGGTCGTGGCGCTCCTGATGGTGTCGGTCGCGCACAACAAGGTCGAAGGACTGGCCGTGATGCGTGGCGTCGGCATCCTGGTCGTCGGTCTGCCGTGCCTGCCGTTCTTCATTCACAACGGCTGGCAGTTTGCCTTCGGGGTGTTGCCGACGTACTGGCCGAGCGCGATGTTCTGGGCAGCAGCGCGCGGCGAAACCTGGTGGCCGTACCTGTTGATCGGCGTGGCGTACCACATCGCGCTGATCGTGCCGCTCTATCGCCGCTTCGCGCGTACGGCCGGCTGA
- a CDS encoding fluoroquinolone transporter permease — MRRFSAALRLDLRLQLRYRFLYAAAFSAVAWLALLLPIPAGLRVAAEPPAIMGDLVIVAYFFIAGAVFFEKAERTLSAVIASPLRFAEYLAAKIVTLTGLSVVLTVFVVTATHGLDVNLPLVVLGTGLSAILMLLVGFLTALPFASVTDWFLPAMLPLAIVAQPWFHVTGLSDSPLFFLIPTDGPIFLLAKAFGLVELPAWQLAYAIGYPLLWIAALCWLAPRAFRKFVTDKTGGA, encoded by the coding sequence ATGAGGCGGTTTTCCGCTGCGCTGCGGCTGGATCTGCGCCTGCAGCTGCGCTATCGGTTTCTCTACGCGGCGGCGTTCTCGGCGGTCGCGTGGTTGGCTTTGCTGCTGCCGATCCCGGCCGGCCTGCGCGTCGCGGCCGAGCCGCCGGCGATCATGGGTGACCTGGTCATCGTCGCGTACTTCTTCATCGCCGGCGCGGTTTTCTTCGAGAAAGCGGAGCGGACGCTGTCGGCGGTGATTGCCAGTCCGCTGCGGTTCGCCGAATATCTCGCCGCGAAAATCGTCACGCTGACCGGTCTTTCCGTTGTGCTGACCGTGTTCGTGGTGACGGCGACGCACGGCTTGGATGTCAACCTGCCGCTGGTGGTGCTGGGCACCGGCCTGTCGGCGATCCTGATGCTGCTGGTCGGATTTCTCACCGCGCTGCCGTTCGCGTCGGTCACCGACTGGTTCCTGCCGGCGATGCTGCCACTCGCGATCGTCGCGCAGCCGTGGTTTCACGTCACCGGCCTGTCCGACAGTCCGCTGTTTTTCCTGATCCCCACGGACGGACCGATTTTCTTGCTGGCCAAAGCTTTTGGGCTGGTCGAGCTGCCGGCGTGGCAGCTGGCGTACGCGATCGGCTATCCGCTGCTGTGGATCGCCGCGCTGTGCTGGCTCGCTCCGCGCGCGTTTCGGAAGTTCGTGACCGACAAGACCGGAGGTGCCTGA
- a CDS encoding ABC transporter ATP-binding protein, with protein MTTARLSVTERVRTDTVISVRGLTFRYPKAAEPAVRGMDFTIGKGEIFGFLGPSGAGKSTTQKILTGLLTGHGGDVSVWGKDPAAWGADYYQRVGVSFELPNHYQKLTALENLRFFASLYDRPTTDPMALLDLVGLADAADTRVGRFSKGMAMRLVFVRALLHDPDLLFLDEPTSGLDPTNARRIREIILRKQAEGKTIFLTTHDMATADALCDRVAFVVDGRIVAMDSPRELKVQRSQRRVRVEFRDSGGAVTQREFPLDGLADNADFADVVRRHRVETIHSKEASLDEVFTETTGRSLR; from the coding sequence ATGACGACGGCGCGGTTGAGCGTCACCGAACGCGTACGGACGGACACCGTGATTTCGGTGCGGGGGCTGACGTTCCGCTATCCGAAGGCGGCCGAGCCGGCCGTACGCGGGATGGATTTCACCATCGGAAAAGGAGAGATCTTCGGATTTCTCGGCCCGAGCGGCGCCGGCAAGTCGACGACCCAGAAGATCCTGACCGGCCTGCTGACCGGTCACGGCGGCGATGTTTCGGTGTGGGGAAAGGATCCGGCGGCCTGGGGAGCCGACTACTACCAGCGGGTCGGCGTGTCCTTCGAGCTGCCCAACCACTACCAGAAGCTGACCGCGCTGGAAAACCTGCGGTTCTTCGCTTCCCTGTACGACCGGCCGACCACAGATCCGATGGCGTTGCTGGACCTGGTCGGCCTGGCGGACGCCGCGGACACCCGGGTCGGCAGGTTTTCCAAGGGAATGGCCATGCGGCTGGTGTTCGTACGCGCGCTGCTGCACGACCCCGACCTGCTGTTCCTCGACGAGCCGACCTCCGGCCTGGATCCGACCAACGCGCGCCGGATACGCGAGATCATCCTGCGCAAGCAGGCGGAGGGAAAGACGATTTTCCTGACCACGCACGACATGGCGACCGCGGACGCGTTGTGTGACCGGGTGGCGTTCGTGGTCGACGGCCGGATCGTGGCGATGGACTCGCCGCGCGAGCTCAAGGTGCAGCGCAGCCAGCGGCGCGTACGCGTCGAGTTCCGCGATTCCGGTGGAGCGGTGACGCAGCGCGAGTTTCCGCTCGACGGCCTGGCCGACAACGCCGATTTCGCTGACGTCGTACGCCGTCACCGCGTGGAAACCATCCACAGCAAGGAAGCGTCGCTGGACGAGGTGTTCACCGAGACGACCGGCCGGAGCCTGCGATGA
- a CDS encoding TetR/AcrR family transcriptional regulator, whose product MPARFGQAERAAITEALRTAGRRLFTTQGLRKTSLDELVKPAGIAKSSFYAFYESKESLYLDLMLREAPQRQEKLRRILDADVCATEKIRRFLRHAVDILENDPLYHRLITHPEELAAVARRLSPAESARMAELSMLPLTDFIKGAQENGQLVDGDPEVLLGAMQAALFLPSHRHQLDPRHYDAIVGQTIDTIAIGLTRTGWRGERT is encoded by the coding sequence TTGCCGGCCAGGTTCGGTCAGGCGGAGCGAGCCGCCATCACCGAGGCGCTGCGGACCGCCGGCCGGCGGCTGTTCACCACACAGGGGCTGCGCAAGACCTCGTTGGACGAGTTGGTCAAGCCGGCCGGCATCGCCAAAAGCAGCTTCTATGCCTTCTACGAGTCCAAAGAGTCGCTTTATCTCGACCTGATGCTGCGCGAAGCGCCGCAGCGGCAGGAAAAACTCCGGCGGATCCTCGACGCGGACGTGTGCGCGACCGAGAAGATCCGCCGGTTTCTGCGCCATGCCGTCGACATCCTGGAAAACGACCCGCTCTACCACCGGCTGATCACGCATCCGGAGGAGCTGGCCGCGGTCGCCCGCCGGCTGAGCCCGGCCGAGTCGGCCAGGATGGCCGAGCTCTCGATGCTGCCGCTTACCGACTTCATCAAGGGGGCACAGGAAAACGGCCAGCTCGTCGACGGTGACCCGGAGGTGCTGCTCGGCGCCATGCAGGCCGCGTTGTTCCTGCCGAGCCACCGCCATCAGCTCGATCCACGGCATTACGACGCGATCGTCGGCCAGACGATCGACACCATCGCGATCGGTCTCACGAGGACCGGCTGGAGAGGCGAGAGGACATGA
- a CDS encoding nicotinate-nucleotide--dimethylbenzimidazole phosphoribosyltransferase has protein sequence MTAEQLEDNPFDGLAIDLPDLAAFQALHGGSSTVDRPYGDLAAGLRWVATVRGGRRSPFERIQAVVLAADHGIAAHRVSVYEPAVSTERTKAALSGASPLNLLAEKAGARLAILDVGLDAEPLGEPSAKRIRRGSGVLGAEDALTADEVAAAIGLGRSLADTYVDEGADLIVPCVVGVGSSTPAATLVAAVLGDEPAAMTGRGSGIDDNAWMRKCAAIRDGLRRARSRPADPAGMLAAAGGVDIAVTTGLVLQAAHRRTPVLLDGLTVLAAALVASEVSYAGTDWWWAPQAGDDPAETKATDALHLTDPAGHLKLRLGDGAGALAVVPLLQSLLTLAART, from the coding sequence GTGACGGCTGAGCAGCTTGAGGACAACCCGTTCGACGGTCTGGCGATCGACCTGCCGGACCTGGCGGCTTTCCAGGCACTGCACGGCGGATCGTCCACCGTCGACCGGCCGTACGGTGACCTGGCGGCCGGATTGCGCTGGGTCGCGACCGTACGCGGCGGCCGGCGGTCGCCCTTCGAGCGGATCCAGGCCGTGGTGCTGGCCGCCGACCACGGCATCGCCGCGCACCGGGTGTCGGTGTACGAGCCCGCCGTCTCGACCGAGCGTACGAAGGCGGCGCTGTCCGGCGCCTCGCCGCTCAACCTGCTGGCCGAGAAGGCCGGCGCGCGGCTGGCCATCCTCGATGTCGGTCTGGACGCCGAGCCGCTCGGTGAGCCGTCGGCGAAGCGGATCCGGCGCGGCAGCGGCGTACTCGGGGCCGAGGACGCGCTGACCGCCGACGAGGTGGCCGCCGCGATCGGGCTCGGCCGGTCGCTGGCCGACACCTACGTGGACGAAGGCGCCGACCTGATCGTGCCGTGTGTCGTCGGCGTCGGCTCGTCGACCCCGGCCGCCACGCTGGTCGCGGCAGTGCTCGGCGACGAGCCGGCGGCGATGACCGGCCGCGGCAGCGGGATCGACGACAACGCGTGGATGCGCAAGTGCGCGGCGATCCGCGACGGGCTGCGGCGCGCGCGTTCCCGGCCGGCCGACCCGGCGGGCATGCTCGCGGCCGCCGGTGGCGTCGACATCGCCGTGACGACCGGCCTGGTGCTGCAGGCGGCGCATCGGCGTACGCCGGTGCTGCTGGACGGTCTCACCGTGCTCGCCGCCGCGCTGGTGGCCTCCGAGGTGTCCTACGCCGGCACCGACTGGTGGTGGGCTCCGCAGGCCGGCGACGATCCGGCGGAGACGAAGGCCACCGACGCGCTGCACCTGACCGACCCGGCCGGCCACCTGAAACTGCGGCTCGGCGACGGCGCTGGCGCGCTGGCCGTCGTACCACTCCTGCAGTCGCTGCTCACCCTCGCCGCTCGCACCTGA
- a CDS encoding DUF6817 domain-containing protein — protein sequence MDPTEGADMEAVRDLLMAHGADRIAHPGGTLLAHLERVGEVLGEWGARPALRVAGQAHAFYGTDGFAESLMPVDRRDRLRTVIGAEAEELVYFYASCDRGVTYPTLDRDQVGFRDRFTGETFQPAQRQLRDFAELTAANELDLIRASTVFRAAHGAAIIAFLKRLDRWLTPAARAARDL from the coding sequence ATGGACCCGACGGAAGGAGCGGACATGGAGGCCGTACGCGATCTGTTGATGGCGCACGGTGCCGACCGGATCGCGCATCCCGGTGGCACGTTGCTCGCGCATCTCGAGCGGGTCGGTGAGGTGTTGGGCGAGTGGGGTGCGCGGCCGGCTTTGCGGGTGGCCGGCCAGGCGCACGCGTTTTACGGCACGGACGGCTTCGCCGAGTCGCTGATGCCGGTGGACCGGCGCGACCGGCTGCGTACGGTCATCGGGGCCGAAGCCGAGGAGCTGGTCTACTTCTACGCCAGCTGCGACCGCGGCGTCACCTATCCGACGCTGGACCGCGACCAGGTCGGGTTCCGCGACCGTTTCACCGGCGAGACATTCCAGCCGGCCCAGCGGCAGCTGCGCGATTTCGCCGAGCTGACCGCCGCCAACGAGTTGGACCTCATCCGGGCCAGTACCGTGTTTCGTGCCGCGCACGGCGCCGCGATCATCGCTTTCCTCAAGCGCCTGGACCGCTGGCTCACGCCAGCGGCGCGCGCCGCTCGCGACCTCTGA
- the gcvT gene encoding glycine cleavage system aminomethyltransferase GcvT yields the protein MTATNGQLRRSPLHARHVEAGAKIADFGGWEMPIEYAGGGVIAEHTAVREAVGVFDVSHLGKATVRGPGAADFVNGCLTADLGKIGPGQAQYTLCCDDPTGGVVDDMIAYLYGPDHVFLVPNAANTAEVVRRLQAAAPSGVDVLDRHEAYGVIAVQGPKSAELLGKLDVPSGHDYMSFVESAVAGAEIVVCRTGYTGEHGYELVIPVEHTVEVWDALLAAGEPLGVRRAGLGARDTLRTEMGYPLHGQDLSLDITPVQGRSAWAVGWDKPAFWGRDVLVAERPAPRRRLTGLKAVGRGIPRAHMQVLAGDTVVGEVTSGTFSPTLKTGIGLALIDTAAGVKAGDEVEVDVRGRRQAMIVTTPPFVPSHVR from the coding sequence ATGACTGCCACAAACGGCCAGCTGCGCCGCTCTCCGTTGCACGCACGCCACGTCGAAGCCGGCGCCAAGATCGCCGACTTCGGCGGCTGGGAGATGCCGATCGAGTACGCCGGCGGCGGTGTCATCGCCGAGCACACGGCCGTACGGGAGGCCGTCGGGGTCTTCGACGTGTCCCATCTGGGCAAGGCGACCGTACGCGGACCAGGTGCCGCCGACTTCGTCAACGGCTGCCTCACCGCCGACCTCGGCAAGATCGGTCCCGGCCAGGCGCAGTACACGCTGTGCTGCGACGACCCGACCGGCGGTGTCGTCGACGACATGATCGCCTACCTGTACGGTCCCGACCACGTTTTCCTGGTGCCCAACGCGGCCAACACGGCCGAGGTCGTACGCCGGCTGCAGGCGGCCGCGCCAAGCGGTGTCGACGTGCTCGACCGGCACGAGGCATACGGTGTCATCGCCGTGCAGGGGCCGAAGTCGGCCGAGCTGCTGGGCAAGCTCGACGTGCCGTCCGGCCACGACTACATGTCTTTCGTGGAAAGTGCGGTGGCCGGCGCGGAGATCGTCGTGTGCCGCACCGGCTACACCGGCGAGCACGGTTACGAGCTGGTGATCCCGGTCGAGCACACGGTCGAGGTGTGGGACGCGCTGCTGGCGGCCGGTGAGCCGCTCGGCGTACGCCGTGCCGGCCTCGGTGCGCGCGACACGCTGCGCACCGAGATGGGTTATCCGCTGCACGGCCAGGACCTGTCGCTGGACATCACGCCGGTGCAGGGCCGGTCGGCCTGGGCAGTCGGCTGGGACAAGCCGGCGTTCTGGGGCCGCGACGTGCTGGTCGCCGAGCGGCCGGCGCCACGCCGCCGGCTGACCGGTCTGAAAGCGGTCGGTCGCGGCATTCCGCGCGCGCACATGCAGGTGCTGGCCGGCGACACCGTCGTCGGCGAGGTCACCAGCGGCACGTTCTCGCCGACGTTGAAAACCGGCATTGGGCTGGCGTTGATCGACACCGCCGCCGGTGTGAAAGCCGGTGACGAGGTCGAGGTGGACGTACGCGGCCGCCGCCAGGCGATGATCGTGACGACTCCACCTTTCGTGCCGTCGCACGTACGTTAG
- a CDS encoding leucyl aminopeptidase gives MIRLDLAADSPATVKADAVVIGIHSVADEDAIVLAAGAESVDKALGGTLARTLRQLGATGSAGEVTKLASLGATTAPVVATVGLGAEPDEDEIELDVLRRAAGAVVRALKGTGHAAVALPYASLDALGAVAEGAQLGGYEFAAYKTPPPNGQKEPLERLTLLTADKAAKAEIERANTVAEAVLRARDWVNVPGNLLRPPALAEAMSEAVSGSGAKVEVLDEKALRAGGYGGILAVGEGSEAPPRLVRVTYAPRGAKKHVALVGKGITFDTGGISIKPLAGMGKMKSDMAGAAAVVNTIVAAALLKLKVKITAYAPLAENMLSGSAYRPGDVVTMYGGKTVEIINTDAEGRMVLGDAIARAAEDDPDYLVETSTLTGGQVVALGNRTSGVMGSEEFRTRVVETGDRVGENMWPMPLPEDVRSGMDSPIADVSQTNNAGERAGHMLQGGAFLAEYVPEGLDWAHIDIAGPSYHSGGAYGYVVAGGTGVPVRTLLALLTDIATES, from the coding sequence GTGATCCGACTCGATCTTGCCGCCGACTCCCCCGCCACCGTGAAAGCCGACGCGGTGGTGATCGGCATCCACTCCGTCGCCGACGAGGACGCGATCGTGCTCGCCGCCGGCGCGGAGAGTGTCGACAAGGCCCTCGGCGGCACGCTCGCGCGGACGTTGCGGCAGCTCGGCGCGACCGGGTCGGCTGGTGAGGTGACCAAGCTTGCCAGCCTCGGCGCCACCACCGCGCCGGTCGTGGCCACCGTCGGTCTCGGTGCCGAGCCGGACGAGGATGAGATCGAGCTCGACGTGCTGCGGCGTGCCGCCGGCGCGGTCGTACGCGCGCTGAAAGGCACCGGTCACGCGGCCGTGGCGCTGCCGTACGCGAGCCTCGACGCCCTCGGCGCGGTCGCCGAGGGCGCGCAGCTCGGCGGCTATGAGTTCGCCGCGTACAAGACGCCGCCACCAAACGGTCAGAAGGAGCCGCTCGAGCGGCTCACCCTGCTGACCGCCGACAAGGCCGCCAAGGCCGAGATCGAGCGCGCCAACACGGTCGCCGAGGCGGTGCTGCGGGCGCGCGACTGGGTCAACGTCCCCGGCAACCTGCTGCGGCCGCCGGCGCTGGCCGAGGCGATGTCCGAGGCGGTCAGCGGCAGTGGCGCGAAGGTCGAGGTGCTCGACGAGAAGGCACTGCGCGCCGGCGGCTACGGCGGCATCCTGGCCGTCGGCGAAGGCAGCGAGGCACCGCCGCGGCTGGTCCGCGTCACGTACGCGCCGCGTGGCGCCAAAAAACACGTGGCGCTGGTCGGCAAGGGGATCACCTTCGACACCGGCGGCATCTCGATCAAGCCGCTGGCCGGCATGGGGAAGATGAAGAGCGACATGGCCGGCGCCGCGGCGGTCGTCAACACGATCGTCGCCGCCGCTCTTCTGAAGCTGAAGGTGAAGATCACCGCGTACGCGCCGCTGGCCGAGAACATGCTCTCCGGCTCGGCGTATCGACCGGGTGACGTCGTGACGATGTACGGCGGCAAGACCGTCGAGATCATCAACACCGACGCGGAAGGCCGGATGGTGCTCGGCGACGCGATCGCACGCGCGGCGGAGGACGACCCGGACTACCTGGTCGAGACCTCGACGCTGACCGGCGGCCAGGTGGTCGCGCTCGGCAACCGCACCAGCGGTGTCATGGGGTCGGAGGAGTTTCGTACGCGGGTCGTGGAGACCGGCGACCGAGTCGGCGAGAACATGTGGCCGATGCCGCTGCCGGAGGACGTACGCAGCGGCATGGACTCACCGATCGCCGACGTGTCGCAGACCAACAACGCCGGCGAGCGCGCCGGTCACATGCTGCAGGGTGGCGCGTTCCTGGCCGAGTACGTGCCGGAAGGCCTGGACTGGGCGCACATCGACATCGCCGGCCCGAGCTACCACTCCGGCGGCGCGTACGGCTATGTGGTGGCCGGCGGCACCGGCGTACCGGTGCGGACGCTGCTGGCGCTGCTCACCGACATCGCTACCGAGTCCTAG
- a CDS encoding AMP-binding protein has translation MADTPTETFRKARDFLLEHREDYATAKADFRWPELEEFNFALDWFDAVARDNDGLALWIVEEDGSERKLTYAELSERSNRLANWLRAQGVVRGDRLILMLGNQVELWETILACVKLGAVLIPATTLLGPADLRDRVDRGGARHVVVGSADAAKFADVAGDYTKIAVGAAVDGWLSYADAYDAPADFTPDGPTRASDPLLLYFTSGTTAKPKLVEHTHVSYPVGHLSTMFWIGLKPGDVHLNISSPGWAKHAWSNVFAPWIAEATVLIYNYKRFDAAALFDQLVRCNVASFCAPPTVWRMLIQADLSTVKVPLREVVGAGEPLNPEVIEQVRQHWGLTLRDGFGQTETTAQIGNPPGQPLKPGSMGRPLPGYVVALVDPITGQPAEEGEICLDLAHRPVALMTGYRDDADRTAEAMHGGYYHTGDVGSRDADGYITYVGRTDDVFKASDYRISPFELESVLIEHEAVVEAAVVPSPDPIRLAVPKAYVVLAAGYEPTAETAESIMRFAREHLAPYKRIRRLEFAELPKTISGKIRRVELRGREQDVHASAAARVDGEFTEDDFPSLKS, from the coding sequence ATGGCAGACACCCCGACCGAAACGTTCCGGAAAGCGCGGGATTTCCTGCTCGAGCACCGTGAGGACTACGCCACCGCGAAGGCCGATTTCCGGTGGCCGGAGCTGGAGGAGTTCAACTTCGCGCTGGACTGGTTCGACGCGGTCGCGCGCGACAACGACGGGTTGGCGCTCTGGATCGTCGAGGAGGACGGCTCGGAGCGGAAACTGACGTACGCGGAGCTGTCCGAGCGTTCCAACCGGCTGGCCAACTGGCTGCGCGCGCAAGGTGTCGTACGCGGCGATCGGCTGATCCTGATGCTCGGCAACCAGGTCGAGCTGTGGGAGACGATCCTCGCCTGCGTCAAGCTCGGAGCCGTGCTCATCCCGGCGACGACTCTGCTCGGCCCCGCCGACCTGCGCGACCGGGTGGACCGTGGCGGCGCCAGGCACGTGGTGGTGGGCTCCGCCGATGCCGCCAAGTTTGCCGATGTCGCCGGCGATTACACGAAAATCGCCGTCGGTGCGGCGGTCGATGGCTGGCTGTCGTACGCGGACGCGTACGACGCCCCGGCCGACTTCACGCCCGACGGTCCGACCCGTGCGTCCGATCCGCTGCTGCTGTATTTCACCTCCGGCACGACCGCGAAGCCGAAGCTGGTCGAGCACACGCACGTCTCGTATCCGGTCGGCCACCTGTCCACGATGTTCTGGATCGGCCTCAAACCCGGCGACGTACACCTCAACATCTCCTCGCCGGGCTGGGCCAAACACGCGTGGAGCAACGTGTTCGCGCCGTGGATCGCCGAGGCGACCGTGCTGATCTACAACTACAAGCGGTTCGACGCGGCGGCGCTGTTCGACCAGCTCGTACGCTGCAACGTCGCGAGTTTCTGCGCGCCGCCGACGGTCTGGCGGATGCTCATCCAGGCCGACCTGAGCACGGTGAAGGTGCCGCTGCGCGAGGTCGTCGGCGCCGGTGAGCCGCTCAACCCGGAGGTCATCGAGCAGGTCAGGCAGCACTGGGGCCTGACGCTGCGGGACGGCTTCGGCCAGACCGAGACGACCGCGCAGATCGGCAACCCGCCGGGACAACCGCTCAAACCCGGGTCGATGGGCCGGCCGCTGCCGGGATATGTCGTGGCGTTGGTCGACCCGATCACCGGCCAGCCGGCCGAGGAAGGCGAGATCTGCCTCGACCTGGCGCACCGGCCGGTGGCGCTGATGACCGGCTATCGCGACGACGCGGACCGTACGGCCGAGGCGATGCACGGTGGCTACTACCACACCGGCGACGTCGGATCGCGGGACGCCGACGGCTACATCACATACGTCGGGCGCACGGACGACGTGTTCAAGGCGTCGGACTACCGGATCTCGCCGTTCGAGCTGGAGAGCGTGCTGATCGAGCACGAGGCCGTGGTGGAGGCGGCGGTCGTGCCGTCACCGGATCCGATCCGGCTCGCCGTGCCGAAGGCGTACGTGGTGCTGGCCGCCGGCTACGAGCCCACCGCCGAGACCGCCGAGTCGATCATGCGGTTCGCGCGCGAACATTTGGCGCCATACAAGCGGATCCGCCGGCTGGAGTTCGCCGAGTTGCCCAAGACGATCTCCGGCAAGATCCGCCGCGTCGAGCTGCGCGGCCGCGAACAGGACGTCCACGCCTCGGCAGCGGCTCGCGTCGATGGCGAGTTCACCGAGGACGACTTCCCCTCGCTGAAGTCCTGA